The following DNA comes from Streptomyces pristinaespiralis.
CCTCAGCCAGGACTGCTGCGCGGCGCCGCCGGTGCCGGGTCGCCAGGCGGCGATGTACTGGGCCAGCATCCGTGAACGGCGGTGCACGAACGACGTCGCCAGGGGATCCACCCGGTTCACCGCGCCGCCGAGGGCGGTGAGCGCGATCGAGCCGCCGCCGCCCGCGCCGGCCGGGAGACGGGTGAAGGCCTCCGCCGCCGCGATCAGCGCGCGCAGGCCGCCCGCCGTGATGTCACGGTCGTAGAAGTCGGAGGCCGAGGCGTACGTCTCGCGGGGCAGCGCGCCGCGCCGGTCGCGGCCGGGGGTGCTGCCCGGCAGCCGGCACTGTTCCTCGCTGAGGGAGAGGCAGTTCGCGTAGCCGAGCATGGCGTCCCGGTAGCCGCGGGGACGCAGGGCGACGGAGGCCGGGGCCGAGCCGGCCGCGCCCGCGAGCCGGTCGACGGCGTTCCGCAGATCGCTCTCCGCGCCGAGTGTGAAGGCGACGACGGACAGGGTGGGCCGGGAACCGCCGGGGCCGGCGGCGAGGTGCAGCGAGGACCAGATCTCGTCCGGCTGGTCGGGGCCCCACCGCTGCCACGCGGCGAGCACCTGCTCCGCCTTCTGCCACGGCCAGTTGAGGTAGGCGGTGACGGTGTCGGGGGTGGGGCTGGTGCGGAAACGCAGGCGTGTCACCACGCCGAAGTTGCCGTTCCCGGCGCCGCGCAGCGCCCAGAAGAGGTCCTTGTTCTCGTCGGCGTTCGCGGTCAGCGCTCTGCCGTCGGCGGTGACGACCGTCGCCTCTGTGAGGCTGTCGCAGGTCAGCCCGTAGGCGCGGGAGGTGACACCGTGGCCGCCGCCGAGTGCGAGACCCGAGACGCCGACCGTGGGGCAGGAACCGGCGGGGACGGTACGGCCGTGCCGGGCCAGGGTGTTGTAGACGTCGATGAGTTTCGCGCCGGCGCCCATCGAGCCGTCGGCCCCGATCCGGTCGAGCAGCGACACGTCGATGACGAGGCGTCCGTTGCCCGAGGACCAGCCGCCGTAGGAATGGCCGCCGTTGCGGATGGACACCGGCGTGCCGTGGGCCCGCGCGTAGGCCAGGCACTCCTTCACGTCGTCCTCGCCCGCGACGTAGGCGACGGCTGCCGGCTTCAGCGAGTCGAAGCGTGTGTTGTAGAGCTGCCGGGCGCTCGCGTACGCCGCGTCCCCGGGCCGTATCAGCTGCCCGTCGAGTCCGCGGGCGAGGGCGGCCCAGTCCGCGGCGGCGGTCCTGGTGGCCGACGGCGTCGCGGTGGCGGACGGGCCGCGCGTCGGGGCGGTGGTGCCCGGTGCGGTGCCGGCCTCCTTTTCCGTGCAGCCCGTAGCGGCGGCCGCGGTGAGGGCGACAGCGGTGGTCAGCAGCGCACGCCGGTCCATGGAACCTCCTGGGGAACGAGACGGCTCCCGGCGCCGGCAGGTTCCCGGGCCGACGGCCCGGGTCAGGACGTGCGGGTCGGAACGTGGGACCGGGCGTCGGTACGGGCCCGGTCACGGGACCGTCTGGCCGGCCCCGACCAGCCGCAGGTGCAGCGGGCCACGGCGAAGGAGCCGCGCTCGACGGTGGTGGTCGTATGCGTCGCCGGGTCGCCGGCCGAGGGGTCCTGCTGAGGCACGGTTCCACGGTACTGCCGCCCCGGAGGCCGCAAAGCCCCGGGACCGGCGTGACGACGTGCCGGGGCGGTCGTTATGCGAGTGGGTCGTTCCCCGGCCCCTCGGGCGGAGGGCAAGGGGGGACCCGTACAAGCGGCGGTCCGGTGTTGGGGGTTGGCAGGCAATGGTGGTGCAGCACAAGCGCAGGGGCGGAGCGGTCGCCGTCCTGGCAGCCATGGCCGTGGCGGCGGCCGGGGGGTGCTCGGACCCGGGCGCTGCCGCGGAGGACGGCCACGGCCCCGCCCCCGGCAGGTCGGGCGGCCCGACGGACGAGGTGCGCAGTGCCGCTGACGCGCTGACCGGGGCCAGGAGTTCCAAGGCGCGTACGTCGATGGAGATGGCGTCCGGCGGCACCCGGGTCACCATCCGGGGCGAGGGCGGGTACGACTTCGCCCGGGGCATGGGCGAACTGAAGGTCGTGCTGCCGCCGGACGCCGCCGGCGAGGACGAGCACAAGCCCATCACCGAACTGCTGACGTCCGGCGCCCTGTACATGAAGAACCGGGGCGCGGGTGTGCCGGCGGACAAGTGGGTCAGGGTGGACACGACCACCCTGGACGACGGGAACCTGGTCACGGGCGGGGCGACCGATCCGCTCACCGCCGCCGAACTGCTCCGTGGGGCGGACGAGGTGACCTACGTCGGCGAAGCGGAGATCGCCGGCCAGAAGGTACGGCACTTCCGGGGCGTCACCGACATCGGGCGGGCGGCGCGGGCGGCGGAACCTCATGCCAGAGCGTCACTGGCCGCAGCGGCGAAAGGGTTCGCCAGGGATGTGGTGCCGTTCGACGCCTACCTCGACGAGGCGGGCAGGCTCCGGAAGGTGCGGCACCGCTTCGCGTTCGTCAACGAGGGCCGAACGGTCGACGTCACGTCGACCACGGTCCTCTTCGACTTCGGGGCGCGGGTCGTCGTCCGGCTACCGGACAAAGAGGACATCTATTCCGGAAAGGTCGAGGCCTGAGCGTGCCGGGCGGGCCCGTCCGCGCGGGGGAGGCCAGGGGCACCTGGCCGGGAGAGTCAGAACCTAAATGGTCCGGACGTGCCATGCGCGGCGTGTGCACCGCTCCCTACGCTAGGAAACCGACATCGGCCGGAAGAGGTGATTGCACGTGGCCCCGCCCAGTACGACCACCGTCCAGGACGACCATGTGGCCCTCGCCGAGATCGAGCTGTGCGGCGAGCTGATGATCGCCGCGTCGGCAGCCGCGGAGGAACGCCTCAGCGCGGACCGTATCGACGAGGTCCTGATGGTGGCGGCCGAGCGGTCCGCCTGCCGGTGAGACGCCGCCACCGCCCTGCTCCGACCGGTCCCGGCGCGGGGCGGGACCGCCGGTGCCGCTCCGGTCGGAGACCGTCAAGATCAAGCCACGCGCGGGGGCCCGGTCAGGTGCGCAGCAGCCGGGCGATGGCCTTCGTCGCTTCCTCCACCTTGGCGTCCACCTCGGCACCGCCCTTCACCGCCGCGTCCGCGACGCAGTGCCGCAGGTGCTCCTCGAGCAGCTGCAGCGCGAAGGACTGCAGGGCCTTGGTCGAAGCCGAGACCTGGGTGAGTATGTCGATGCAGTAGACGTCCTCGTCGACCATCCGCTGCAGGCCGCGGATCTGGCCCTCGATCCGGCGCAGTCGCTTGAGGTGTTCGTCCTTCTGCTTGTGGTACCCGTGCACGCCGCGGTCGTGGTCGGTCTCTTGCTCCGTGACCGGAAGGCCGGCCGCCTCGGTGGTCGTCATCGTGTCCTCCCGTTGTCCCTGAAGGGGATGTATACCCCTCGTGGGTATATGGTAACGAATGGTGCGGAAACCGGTGGGGGTCCGTGCTGATCGCCTTGTTCCGATGGGCGACACTGGGATACTGCCGGTTAGCCGTGGCCGGATGATGCGCCTAGCATCAGCCTGACCGAATCCAAGCACCCCGAGGACCCCACGTGCGATTTCGTCTGACCCCCAGGGAGACGAGCTTCTACGACATGTTCTCCGCCTCCGCGGACAACATCGTCACGGGCTCGAAGCTCCTGATGGAACTGCTCGGGGCGGAATCCTCCGCCAGGGCCGAGATCGCGGAACGGATGCGGGCCGCCGAGCATGCCGGGGACGACGCCACCCACGCGATCTTCCACCAGCTGAACTCCTCGTTCATCACGCCGTTCGACCGCGAGGACATCTACAACCTCGCATCGTCCCTCGACGACATCATGGACTTCATGGAAGAGGCCGTCGACCTCGTCGTCCTCTACAACGTCGAAGAACTGCCCAAGGGCGTCGAGCAGCAGATCGAGGTCCTGGCACGGGCCGCGGAGCTGACGGCCGAGGCCATGCCGCACCTGCGGACGATGGACAACCTCACCGAGTACTGGATCGAGGTCAACCGGCTGGAGAACCAGGCGGACCAGATCCACCGCAAGCTGCTCGCCCACCTCTTCAACGGCAAGTACGACGCCATCGAGGTTCTCAAGCTGAAGCAGATCGTCGACGTGCTCGAAGAGGCCGCGGACGCGTTCGAGCACGTGGCGAACACGGTGGAGACCATCGCGGTCAAGGAGTCCTGAACCACGTGGACACCTTTGCCCTGGTCGTGACCATCGGGGTCGCGCTCTTCTTCACGTACACCAACGGCTTCCACGACTCCGCGAACGCGATCGCGACATCGGTCTCCACGAGGGCGCTGACGCCGCGAGTGGCACTGGCGATGGCCGCGGTGATGAACCTCGCGGGCGCCTTCCTCGGACAGGGCGTCGCCAAGACCGTCAGCGAAGGGCTCATCGAGACGCCCGTCGGCTCGCGCGGCATGGGCATCCTGTTCGCGGCGCTCGTCGGCGCGATCGTCTGGAACCTGATCACCTGGTACTTCGGCCTGCCCTCCTCCTCGTCGCACGCGCTGTTCGGCGGCATGGTGGGCGCGGCGCTCGCCGGCGGGACCGAGGTGATCTGGACCGGGGTGCTCGAGAAGGTCGTCATCCCGATGTTCGTCTCGCCGATCGTCGGTATGGCCGTCGGCTACCTGGTGATGGTCGGCATCATGTGGATGTTCCGCAACGCCAACCCGCACAAGGCGAAGCGCGGCTTCCGGATCGCGCAGACGGTGTCCGCGGCGGGCATGGCGCTCGGTCACGGTCTCCAGGACGCGCAGAAGACGATGGGCATCGTCGTGATGGCCCTCGTCATCGCCGACGTCGAGAACCAGGGCGACCCGATCCCCGCCTGGGTCAAGATCGCTTGTGCGCTGATGCTGTCACTCGGTACGTACGCGGGTGGGTGGCGCATCATGCGGACGCTCGGCCGCAAGATCATCGAGCTGGACCCGCCGCAGGGCTTCGCGGCGGAGACCACGGGCGCGTCGATCATGTTCGGCTCGGCGTTCCTGTTCCACGCGCCGATCTCGACGACGCATGTGATCACCTCGGCGATCATGGGCGTCGGCGCGACGAAGCGGGTGAACGCGGTGCGGTGGGGTGTCGCGAAGAACATCATCCTGGGGTGGTTCATCACGATGCCGGCGGCGGCGATGGTGGCGGCGGCCAGCTATGGCGTGGTGTACCTGATCTTCGGCTGACCCCTGCGGATGCCCGCTGCGCGGGCCGTCTCCCCTCCCCGGCCCCCTCGGCAACCGGGCTGCGCCCAGCCCCCGACCGAGCTCCGCCCGGGACCCCCGACCGGGCTGCGCGCCGGGACCCGTACCGGGCTGCGCCCGGGACCCTCGACCGGGCTGCGCGCCGGACTCTGTACTGGGCTCCGCGCCGGAGGGGCTGTGCCCGGGATCCTCGATCGGGCTCCGCCCACGACTCGTACCGGGCTGCGCGCCGGACTCTGTACTGGGCTCCGCGCCGGAGGGGCTGTGCCCGGGACGCCCGACCGGGCTCCGCCGGGACGCCCGACCGGGCTCCGCCGGGACGCCCGACCGGGCTCCGCCGGGACGCCCGACCGGGCTCCGCCGGGACCCCCGACCGGGCTCCGCCGGGACCCCCGACCGGGCTCCGCGCCGGGACTCTGTACCGGGCTCCGCCCGGGACCGGCACCGCGCTGCGCGCGGTGTTTCGGGGCCCCGCCCCGGGCCCTGCGCCGGACTCAGTAACGGACTCCGCGCCGGGACCCCCGACCGGGCTGCGCCCGGGACCCCCCGACCGGGCGCGCCCACGACTCGTACCGGGCTCCGCCCCGGACGGGCTGCGCCCGGGACCCGTACCGGGCTGCGCCCAGCCCTCGACCGGGCTCCGCGCCGGGACTCTGTACCGGGCTCCGCCCCCGGGCACCGCGCCGGACTCCGTACCGGGCTCCGCGCCGGACTCTGTACCGGGCTCCGCACCGCGCTGCGCGCGGTTTCGGGGGCTCCGCCCCCGGGCCCCCGCGGCTCGATCGCCGGCCGGGCTCGAGTGGTCCGGACGGGGCCGGGTCGTTTCCGCCGACGGGCCGGAGACCGCGGCGCCCGCCATGCGCGAAAGCCCCTACCCGGCCCGGCCCGGTCGGGAAATGGTTGGGCCCGCCCCCTGGGAGAGGGGGCGGGCCCTTCGTCTTGGGGTGGCACCGCCATGCAGCACCCCAGGACGCCTGCTCCCCGGCGGGCCGGGGCGTTTGTCAGCCGAAGCGGCCGGAGATGTAGTCCTCGGTCGCCTGGACGGACGGGTTGGCGAAGATCCGCTCGGTGTCGTCGATCTCGATCAGCTTGCCGGGCTGGCCGACCGCCGAGAGGTTGAAGAACGCCGTGCGGTCGGAGACGCGCGCCGCCTGCTGCATGTTGTGCGTCACGATGACGATCGTGAAGCGCTCCTTCAGCTCGCCGATCAGGTCCTCGATCGCGAGCGTCGAGATCGGATCGAGCGCCGAGCACGGCTCGTCCATCAGCAGCACGTCGGGCTCGACCGCGATCGCGCGGGCGATGCACAGGCGCTGCTGCTGGCCGCCGGAGAGGCCGGAGCCGGGCTTGTTGAGCCGGTCCTTGACCTCGTTCCAGAGGTTCGCGCCCTTGAGGGAGCGCTCGACGATCTCCGCCAGCTGGTTCTTCTTGTAGGTGCCGTTCAGCCGCAGACCCGCCGCGACGTTGTCGAAGATCGACATCGTGGGGAAGGGGTTGGGCCGCTGGAAGACCATGCCGACCGTGCGGCGCACGGCGACCGGGTCGACGTCCTTGGCGTACAGGTTCTCGTCGTCCAGCAGCACCTTGCCCTCGACGCGGCCACCGGGGGTGACCTCGTGCATGCGGTTCAGCGTGCGCAGGAACGTGGACTTTCCGCAGCCGGACGGGCCGATGAAGGCGGTCACGGAGCGGGGCTCCACGGTCATGGAGATGTCGTCGATCGCCTTGTGGGAGCCGTAGTAGGCGGTCAGGCCCGATACGTCGATTCGCTTGGCCATGGTGGTTCTACTTTCCGGTCTTCGGGGCCTTCCAGCGGGCGATGCCGCGGGCCACCAGGTTGAGGATCATGACGAAGGCGATCAGAACCAGGGCGGCGCCCCAGGCGCGCGCGATCGAGGCGTCGGTGCCGACGGCGTACTGCTCGTACACGTACAGCGGCAGGGAGGACTGGGCGCCTTCGAAGGGGTTCGGGTTGATCAGCTTCGTGCCGAAAACGAGGAGCAGCACCGGAGCGGTCTCACCGGTGACGCGCGCGACGGCGAGCATCACGCCGGTGGTGATGCCACCGATCGCGGTGGGCAGGACCACCTTCAGGATGGTCCGCCACTTCGGTACGCCCAGCGCGAGCGAGGCTTCGCGCAGCTCGTTCGGGACCAGCTTCAGCATTTCCTCGGTGGAGCGGACGACCACCGGCATCATCAGGATGGCGAGGGCGAGGCCGCCCGCGAAACCGGAGGGGCCGAAGCCGAGCATCAGGTTCCAGGTGGCGAGGATGAACAGGCCCGCGACGATCGAGGGGATGCCGGTCATGACGTCGACGAAGAAGGTGACGGCCTTGGCCAGCTTCCCGCGCCCGTACTCGACGAGGTAGATCGCGGTGAGCAGACCGATCGGGGCGGCGATGACCGCGGCGATGAGGACCTGCTCGATGGTGCCGAGCAGTGCGTGGTAGATGCCGCCGCCGGGCTCGGCGTCGAGGACTCCGTTCATGGAGTGGCCGAGGAAGTAGCCGTCGACCACCTCCAGGCCCTTGGTGATCGTGACCCAGGCCAGCGAGAACAGCGGCACGACGGCGAGCACGAAGCAGACCCAGACGAGGCTGGTGGCGACGCGGTCCTTGGCCTGGCGGGAGTTCTCGACCTTCGTGGTGATCACGTACGTGGCGAGGACGAAGACGAGGGCGGCGATCATGCCCCACTGGACGCGGCTGTGCCAGCCGGCGGCCAGGCCGATGCCGCATCCTGCGGCGATCGAGGCGACCGCGATGGCGGCCGGGGCCCAGCGCGGCATCCGGGCGTGGGAGAGGGGGCCGGTGCGGACGGTGGTCACCGGGCGCTTCTCCTGAAGGGTCTGGCTCATGCGTTGGCCCCCGAGTACTCCTTGCGGCGGGCGATGATCGCGCGGGCCGCGCCGTTGACCAGCAGGGTGATCACGAACAGCACGAGACCGGAGGCGATCAGGGCGTCCCGCCCGAATTCGTCCGCCTCGTTGAACTTCGCGGCGATGTTCTGGGCGAAGGTGCCGCCACCCGCGTCGAGCAGGTGCCCGGAGATGATGAAGCTCGGCGACAGGACGACGGCGACGGCCATGGTCTCGCCGAGGGCTCGGCCGAGGCCCAGCATGGAGGCGCTGATGATGCCGGAGCGGCCGAAGGGCAGCACCGACATCCGGATGACTTCCCAGCGGGTGGCGCCGAGGGCCAGGGCGGCCTCTTCGTGCATCTTCGGCACCTGGAGGAAGACCTCGCGGGTGACGTTGGTGATGATCGGCAGGATCATGATCGCGAGCAGGATGCCCACGGTGAACAGGTTGCGGGCGGGGCCTTCGCCGGTCTTCTCGAAGATGTACGTCCAGCCCAGGTACTGGGCGAGCCAGCTGTTCAGGCCGTCGAGGTAGGGGACCAGGAAGATGGCGCCCCAGAGGCCGTAGATGATGCTGGGCACGGCGGCGAGCAGGTCGACGACGTACGCGAGGGGCGTGGCCAACTTCCGCGGCGCGTAGTGCGAGATGAACAGCGCGATGCCGATGGCGACCGGCACGGCGATGACCATCGCGATGACCGAGCTGACGACGGTGCCGAAGGCGAGTACGGCGATGCCGAAGACCGGCGGGTCACCGGCCGGGTTCCACTCGGACGTGGTCAGGAAGTTGGCGTCGTCCTTCGAGATGGCGATGCCCGCGCGGTACGCGAGGAAGCCCGCGATCGCGGCCATGATGACCAGCAGGAAGATGCCTGCTCCCCGGGACATGCCCAGGAATATGCGGTCACCGGGGCGGGGCTTGCCGCGGGTGGTGCCCGTCTGCTGCGGGGCACGGGGCGGTGGGACTGATGTGGTGGTTGCTGTATCCATCGGGGTCTCCGGTCTGCGGAGCCGGCAGGCTCCAGGCGGCGGTGCACCGGATGCCGGGGCCGGTCCGTTTCAGGCGGACCGGCCCCGGCCGGACATCAGGACAGGGTGGGGACGATCTCGCGGACCTTGGTCGCGATCTCGGCGGGGAGCGGCGCGTAGCCGGCGTCCGTGAGGACCTTCTGGCCCTCCTCGCTCGCGGTGTAGTTGAGGAACGCCTTCAGGGTCGGCAGGGTCTCGGCCTTGTTGCCCTTGTCGCAGGCGATCTCGTACGTGACGAGGATGATCGGGTAGGCGCCCTCGGCCTTGGTCTTGTAGTCGAGGGAGAGGGCCAGGTCCTTGCCGGTGCCCGTGACCTTGGCGGCGGCGATGGCCTTGGAGGCGTTCTCGCTCGTCGCCTCGACCGGGGCGGCGGCACCGGTGTCCAGCTTGACGGTGGAGATCGACTGCGAGCTCGCGTACGACAGCTCGAAGTAGCCGATCGAGCCCTGCGTCTGCTTCACCTGGGCGGCGACGCCGGAGGAGCCGTTGGCGGCCTGGCCACCGGGGGCCAGCCACGACTTCGACTTGGGGTCGTGCTTCCAGTCGGCCGGGGCGGCGTCGCTGAGGTACTTGTGCAGGTTCTGCGTGGTGCCCGACTCGTCGGAGCGGTGGAAGGCCTGGATGGAGGAACTCGGCAGCTTCGCGTCGGGGTTGAGCTTGGCGATGGCCGGGTCGTTCCACTTGGTGATCTTCGAGTCGAAGATCTTCGCGATGGTCGCGGAGTCGAGGACGAGGTTGTCCACGCCCTCCAGGTTGTAACCGATCGCGACGGGGCCGCCGACCATCGGGAGGTTGATCCCCTGGCCGCCCTTGCAGATCTTCTTCGACTCCTCGACCTCTTCCGGCTTGAGCGCGGAGTCGGAGCCGGCGAAGGCGACCTGGCCCTGGGTGAACTTGGTGATACCGCCACCGGAGCCGATGGGCTGGTAGTTGACCTCGACGCCGGAACAGGCGGCCTGGAAGTTCTTCACCCACAGGTCCATGGCGTTCTTCTGCGCGCTCGAGCCGGCCGCGAGGATCTGGCCCTTGGCCTCGTCGCACTTGATGTTCGACGCGGCGTTGGTCTTGTCGCCGCCGTCAGGGCCGGTGGCCGTGTTGTTGTCCGAGCCACACGCCGTGAGGACCAGGGCGCCGGAGATCGCGAGGGCGCCGAGCGCGGTGGCGCGAAGCCCGTTCTTGCGCTGAAGCTTCACTTTCTGGTGTTCCTTCCAGTTGCCGCCGTCCGTGGCGGCGTGCGTCGGGGTGGGGGGACCGGCACTGTGCCGGTCACCGTCTGAGGCCGAAATTAGGCAGATGAGATGAAGCGGCCGACTGGCGAGAGTGAACGCAAGGTGAACCGTGCCCGGCGACCCGGTGCCCGTTCGAATGTTCACTCGTCTGTGGGGCTGGAGAGGCGTACGGGACCCTTCCGGGGGTCACGCCGTGTGCAGCGCCTGGAGCAGTGCGTCGACGAGTGCGCGGTCGCGGGGCTGGGTGAGTCTGGTCCGCGCCGCGGCGGGCGGCAGCCACACGATGCGGTCGACCTCGTCGCCGGCGGCGAAGGAACCGCTGGTCGCCTCCGCGGCCCAGTAGGAGACCTGCTTGGGCCGTTCGTTCGCGACGTAACGGACGGTGGGGAGGCGGGTGCCGGGGACGCAGCGGTGGCCGGTCTCCTCCAGCACCTCGCGCAGGGCCGCGGCGAGGGTGTCCTCGCCCCGCTTGAGCTTGCCCTTCGGGTGCGACCAGTCGTCGTACTTCGGCCGGTGGACGAGGCAGATCTCGATGCCGCCGTCCCGGTGCGGGGAGCGGCGCCAGAGCACGCATCCCGCGGCGAGCACGGTGGCCCCGCCGTTCATGGCGCCGGGACCGCCGTGGTGGCGTGCCGCCATTCCTGCTGGAAGGCGAACCTGGCCGCCTCGACCTCGTGCCGCTGGTCGGCGTGGAGCACACCGAGGGCGTACGCGGTGGCCGGGGCGATGCGTGGGGTGCGGGCCGCGGCGGCCGCCGCGGCCGCCGCCTCCGCGGCGTCGCGGTGCCGGTCGAGCAGGATGCCCGCGTGGCACAAGGCGGGGTCGGCGCCGGGGTTCAGCACCTCCTGCGCGTAGCGGTGCAGCCGCAGCAGCCTGCGGACCTCGTGCCAGGGGGCGTCCTGCGCCTCACCGGCGGATGCCGCGCCGAGGCCGCTGAACAGCGCCTCGGCGTTGTACGGGTGGGCCGCCCTGCGCAGCGGCAGTTCGGCGACCGCCGCCAGCAGCCGCCGTTCCGCGGCCTCCGCGGGCAGCGCCAGGGTCTCGGTGGCCGGTCCGGCGGCCGCGGGGCCGAGCGGGAGCTCGGAGGCCAGTAAAGCAACGGCGTCGGCGACCGCGTGGAAGCGTGAGGAGCCGAGCGCCTGGAGCGCGGCGGAGTGGGCGCGGGTGCGCGCGAGGGTGAGCTGCCGCTCCAGCAGTGCCGCGGCCCGGGCTGCCCCAACGGCGAGCGCGCCGCTGCCGGAGGCGGAGCCGGCCGTGCGTCCGGCGCGGTCCGCCGTCGCCGTGGTCACCGTGGCCCGGACGCCGCCGGCCGTGCCGTCGCCCGCCGCCGGTGTGCCGTGGTCCGTGCCGTGGCCGTCCGCGAGCACGGCGGGTGCCGTGCCGCCCGCGCCCTGCCCGCCGGCGGAGGCAGCCGGTACGCCGTCGCCCGCGGTGTGTCCGTCGCCGTCCACGGTGCCCGTCCGGACGCCCGCCGCCGGGTCGGGGCCGGCCGGTCCGTGGGGACGGGCCCCGGCCGCGCGGGAACCGTTGTGCGCCGCGGCGCCGTCGAGCGGCAGGCTCTCGCCGCGGGCGGGCGGCAGCGGTGCCGTGCCCGAAAGGCGGGACAGGGCGTCCAGCAGGCGGGACAGGCGTGACGTGCACGCGTGCTCCTGGGCCAGCGTCGTGGACAGCCACGCCAGCTCCGTACGCAGGCCGTCCGCCCAGGCCGGGTCGAGCAGCGGGCGGAAGGTATGGAGCGTCCCGCTGATGCGGCGGGACGCGGCCCGCAGCGAGCGGGCCGCTTCCGCGACCGCCGCCGTCTCCGCGCCGCTCTCGCCGTGCCGGCGCAGACTGCGCAGGAAGTCGGCGGCCTGGGCGTGGAGGTAGTGGGCCACCGCCTCGCCCGCCGTGCCCACGAGGACGGTGTCCGGCCGGGAAATCTCAGGGCTGTGCACGCCGGCGCCTCCGGGCGTCTATGAGCATCTCCTGTACGTGCCGCAGCGGCTGTCCCTCCGAGTCCGTCGCATGCCGGGTCCAGGCGCCGTCCGGGCCGAGGTGCCAGGAGGCGGTGGTGTCGGACATGCCGGTCTCGAAGAGCCTGGTGAGGACCGCGCGGTGGGCCGGGTCGGTGACCCGTACCAGTGCCTCGATCCGGCGATCGAGGTTCCTGTGCATCATGTCGGCGCTGCCGAACCACACTTCGGGTTCGCCGCCGTTGCCGAAGGCGAAGACCCGTGAGTGCTCCAGGAAGCGGCCGAGGACGGAGCGGACCCGGATGTTCTCCGAGAGGCCGGCCACGCCGGGGCGTATCGCGCAGATGCCGCGCACCCAGATGTCCACCGGCACGCCCGCCATCGCCGCCCGGTAGCAGGCGTCGATGATCGCCTCGTCCACCATCGAGTTGACCTTGATGCGGACGTAGGCGGGGCGTCCCGCGCGGTGGTGGACGATCTCCTTGTTGATCCGGGAGATCAGGCCGTCGCGCAGCGACTTCGGCGCGACCAGCAGCCTGCGGTACGTCTCGCGGCGCGAGTAGCCGGACAGCCGGTTGAACAGGTCGGAGAGGTCCGCGCCGACCTGCGGGTCGGCGGTCAGCAGCCCCAGGTCCTCGTAGAGCCGGGCGGTCTTCGGGTGGTAGTTGCCGGTGCCGACGTGCGAGTAGCGCCGCAGCGTCTCGCCCTCCTGGCGGACCACGAGCGACAGCTTGCAGTGGGTCTTCAGCCCGACGAGCCCGTAGACGACGTGGCAGCCGGACTCCTCGAGCTTGCGCGCCCACTTGATGTTGGCCTGCTCGTCGAAGCGGGCCTTGATCTCGACCAGGACGAGGACCTGCTTGCCGGACTCGGCGGCGTCGATCAGCGCGTCCACTATCGGGGAGTCGCCGGACGTGCGGTACAGCGTCTGCTTGATCGCGAGGACGTCGGGGTCGCCCGCGGCCTGCTCCAGGAAGGCCTGGACGGACGTCGAGAAGGAGTCGTACGGGTGGTGCAGCAGCACGTCCCGTTCGCGCAGCGCCATGAAGATGTCGGGCGCGGACGCCGACTCGACCTCCGCGAGGTCCCGGTGGGTGCCCGCGACGAACTTGGGGAACTTCAGTTCCGGACGGTCCAGCGCCGAGATGCCGAAGAGCCCGGTGAGGTCGAGCGGCCCGGGCAGCGGGTAGACCTCGGCGTCGGACACCTTCAGCTCGCGCACCAGCAGGTCGAGCACGTACGGGTCGATCGACTCCTCGACCTCCAGGCGCACCGGCGGGCCGAAGCGGCGCCGCATGAGCTCCTTCTCCAGCGCCTGGAGGAGGTTCTCCGCGTCGTCCTCCTCGACCTCCAGGTCCTCGTTCCGGGTCACCCGGAACATGTGGTGGGCGAGGACCTCCATCCCCGGGAACAGCTCCTCGAGGTGGGCCGCGATGACGTCCTCGAGGGGCACGTACCGCTGGGGCGAGGCCTCGAGGAAGCGGGACAGCAGCGGCGGGACCTTGACCCTGGCGAAGTGGCGGTGCCCGCTGACGGGGTTGCGCACCACGACGG
Coding sequences within:
- a CDS encoding CHAD domain-containing protein; its protein translation is MHSPEISRPDTVLVGTAGEAVAHYLHAQAADFLRSLRRHGESGAETAAVAEAARSLRAASRRISGTLHTFRPLLDPAWADGLRTELAWLSTTLAQEHACTSRLSRLLDALSRLSGTAPLPPARGESLPLDGAAAHNGSRAAGARPHGPAGPDPAAGVRTGTVDGDGHTAGDGVPAASAGGQGAGGTAPAVLADGHGTDHGTPAAGDGTAGGVRATVTTATADRAGRTAGSASGSGALAVGAARAAALLERQLTLARTRAHSAALQALGSSRFHAVADAVALLASELPLGPAAAGPATETLALPAEAAERRLLAAVAELPLRRAAHPYNAEALFSGLGAASAGEAQDAPWHEVRRLLRLHRYAQEVLNPGADPALCHAGILLDRHRDAAEAAAAAAAAARTPRIAPATAYALGVLHADQRHEVEAARFAFQQEWRHATTAVPAP
- the pstS gene encoding phosphate ABC transporter substrate-binding protein PstS, which translates into the protein MKLQRKNGLRATALGALAISGALVLTACGSDNNTATGPDGGDKTNAASNIKCDEAKGQILAAGSSAQKNAMDLWVKNFQAACSGVEVNYQPIGSGGGITKFTQGQVAFAGSDSALKPEEVEESKKICKGGQGINLPMVGGPVAIGYNLEGVDNLVLDSATIAKIFDSKITKWNDPAIAKLNPDAKLPSSSIQAFHRSDESGTTQNLHKYLSDAAPADWKHDPKSKSWLAPGGQAANGSSGVAAQVKQTQGSIGYFELSYASSQSISTVKLDTGAAAPVEATSENASKAIAAAKVTGTGKDLALSLDYKTKAEGAYPIILVTYEIACDKGNKAETLPTLKAFLNYTASEEGQKVLTDAGYAPLPAEIATKVREIVPTLS
- the pstC gene encoding phosphate ABC transporter permease subunit PstC, with the translated sequence MDTATTTSVPPPRAPQQTGTTRGKPRPGDRIFLGMSRGAGIFLLVIMAAIAGFLAYRAGIAISKDDANFLTTSEWNPAGDPPVFGIAVLAFGTVVSSVIAMVIAVPVAIGIALFISHYAPRKLATPLAYVVDLLAAVPSIIYGLWGAIFLVPYLDGLNSWLAQYLGWTYIFEKTGEGPARNLFTVGILLAIMILPIITNVTREVFLQVPKMHEEAALALGATRWEVIRMSVLPFGRSGIISASMLGLGRALGETMAVAVVLSPSFIISGHLLDAGGGTFAQNIAAKFNEADEFGRDALIASGLVLFVITLLVNGAARAIIARRKEYSGANA
- a CDS encoding NUDIX hydrolase; this translates as MNGGATVLAAGCVLWRRSPHRDGGIEICLVHRPKYDDWSHPKGKLKRGEDTLAAALREVLEETGHRCVPGTRLPTVRYVANERPKQVSYWAAEATSGSFAAGDEVDRIVWLPPAAARTRLTQPRDRALVDALLQALHTA